A single Bernardetia sp. DNA region contains:
- a CDS encoding lamin tail domain-containing protein: MRTALLKKILPFLFFLGGISMQAYAQIPFTENFTSFQGSGFAPTPAAGQLDSDVWIVTGFNGGTLNFGGTQTSGDFARGTSTGSENTGGIYSFDVGGGNTTLGVQPGSSDFTPGSMVAKIENNTGAVLTSVIVSYDIFYNNDQPRDNSFNFSYSSDDVTYTDVTALDFTSPDASDALGWQTEARTTTITGLNIAAGDFLYVRWTGDDVSGGGARDEFALDNVSVTLAVTPTLFFSEYIEGSSSNKALEIYNPTGSIVDLSNYRVELYTNGSTSIQNSLDLTGTLAAGATYVIANAGAVAAITGVADITSNVTFYNGDDAVVLRENGTVIDVIGQVGFRPSGEWGTGLVSTANNTIRRKCGITTGDTDETDVFDPSTEWDGFANDTFDGLGSHCPVAPTATITVTGTPLTAFTTTALNTPSAEQSYQVSGTNLTTDITVTAPTHFEVSLTTGAGFGGSVTVPFATANAGNVDIFVRYNPTAGTSHSGDITNASTGATTQNVAVTGSVPPSLMTIAVARSRPDGEVVVIEGVLTAADQFNGPAFIQDATGGIAVFDNASGLHDGTYPIGQSLRIQATRSSFQNQIQLSNVTSVTDLGAGTPVTPQVITLDQLDAHRGELVTIQNAVFPQPGDLLFGNSNYTVTNGANSGDVRIDNDTDLTGDVNYTQPSVCNVTGVIGYYQTAPQLLPRFRADLPCTTPYESPANSTITSCIALSKTLEVSTFNIEWFGDEGNSPAGAQADDVQKDSVKVIIKQNNADIYTLVEIVDIPLIQQLATELTAETSDTWDVLFSDFVSNPPANSTSQRVGFLYKTNVIQPIFSYAMLQSIHPSYNGGDASAISGFPDADKSRLWASGRLPFWMRANVTLNGSSEEVDFIVIHGRANNSSDAQGRYDMRRYDVTVLEDSIRNNSMLAGRKIVLAGDYNDDVDVTVADIPSTLTSFDAYTTRPSEYTILSEALSLAGRRSYAFRENMIDHITVSNELAAGYIPNSVNVGYEFYDGDYTSTVSDHFLVSTRLEIVPLASCTFTATANSSTQITLDWADNSNIETSYVVEMSLDGTTGWTAITGSPFAAGSINSVVTGLNPSTQYFFRVRAEESATNFSEWVYTDATTLPPPPTPPTVVTLSPADDATNVATTTNLVATFDRNIQAGTGNITVTDGTTPITFPIAGNADATVTITNDELTIDLTANLSNATAYDVLIDNGAVEEAGTGADFAGFVAGEWNFSTAAATGGGGGSTPIVSTPTNFRAVAVSTSQINLTWTAVNGATGYILYRGNTVVATLGAVTSYEDTGLNADTFYSYRLVATNGARQSDPAQTNARTLPAAPSLVSVTNACSGASGTIKVASTGVIYRLYADSTSTTPLLETDNATITTPTITQATTFYVSLVSNGNESERTAITVNVNPIPTANILEDSIFSCATTGILTAEEVTGASYTWLINGFAIATTDVPTYETTNSGKYSVQVTLNGCSATSDITSVKLNYSPLASINEGAIVRSCETEITISAADAGTDATYEWTRENVVLGNETSLAVSQSGVYTLTVTQLGCTSTDEITVEMNAINSDVSFTASQTVFCPGEEVTLTVENPEQGITYTWMRNGRVLRNRVGTEYVTSTAGEYRVQASQNNCVVLSEPITITRTRVEPVYLRNVDDVLSVESVTPISDVVWVFNGEENTALAGQTSFTPTESGSYSARVTFDTGCEGTTRTIYYSVPVDPVTGEDDIIDVETIVYPNPSETGIFRIQLSSSITSDVTFTVTDNIGRILENKTITASEVSTLQTLDLSEYAAGMYALTIETEQGTVIKKIVIE, translated from the coding sequence ATGCGAACAGCATTACTAAAAAAAATACTCCCATTCTTATTTTTTCTAGGAGGAATAAGTATGCAAGCGTATGCACAAATTCCCTTTACAGAGAATTTTACAAGCTTTCAAGGGAGTGGATTTGCTCCCACACCAGCAGCAGGACAGTTAGATTCTGATGTTTGGATAGTTACAGGATTTAATGGAGGAACTCTTAACTTCGGAGGAACTCAAACAAGTGGAGATTTTGCTAGAGGCACTTCAACAGGAAGTGAAAATACTGGTGGAATATATTCTTTTGATGTAGGTGGAGGAAATACTACTTTAGGAGTTCAACCTGGAAGTAGCGATTTTACACCTGGAAGTATGGTAGCCAAAATAGAAAATAATACAGGAGCAGTGCTTACATCTGTTATTGTTTCTTATGATATTTTCTACAATAACGATCAACCACGTGATAACTCATTTAATTTTTCTTATTCTTCAGATGATGTTACTTATACAGACGTTACAGCTTTAGATTTTACTTCTCCTGATGCATCAGATGCTTTAGGGTGGCAAACAGAAGCAAGAACAACTACTATAACAGGACTAAACATTGCTGCTGGAGATTTTCTTTATGTTAGATGGACAGGAGATGATGTTTCTGGTGGTGGAGCTAGAGATGAGTTTGCTTTAGATAATGTTTCGGTTACTTTAGCTGTTACTCCTACGTTATTTTTCTCAGAATATATAGAAGGCTCTAGTAGCAATAAAGCTCTTGAGATTTATAACCCAACAGGTTCTATCGTAGATTTATCTAATTATAGAGTAGAACTTTATACAAATGGTAGTACAAGTATTCAAAACTCTTTAGATCTGACAGGTACATTAGCAGCAGGAGCAACGTATGTGATAGCAAATGCTGGTGCAGTTGCTGCAATAACAGGAGTAGCAGATATTACAAGTAATGTTACTTTTTATAATGGGGATGATGCTGTCGTATTGAGAGAAAACGGAACAGTAATAGATGTGATTGGACAAGTAGGCTTTAGACCTAGTGGAGAGTGGGGAACAGGCTTGGTTTCTACTGCTAACAACACAATTCGTCGTAAGTGTGGTATCACTACAGGGGATACTGATGAAACAGATGTTTTTGACCCTTCTACAGAATGGGATGGATTTGCAAATGACACTTTTGATGGTTTAGGTTCTCATTGTCCTGTTGCTCCTACTGCAACGATTACAGTTACAGGAACACCACTTACAGCATTTACTACAACGGCACTAAATACGCCATCAGCAGAGCAGTCTTACCAAGTAAGTGGAACAAACTTAACGACTGATATTACAGTTACTGCTCCTACACACTTTGAGGTATCACTCACAACTGGAGCTGGATTTGGAGGTAGTGTTACTGTTCCTTTTGCAACAGCGAATGCTGGGAATGTAGATATTTTTGTTCGTTATAATCCTACTGCTGGTACTTCACATAGTGGAGATATTACCAATGCAAGCACTGGAGCAACTACTCAAAATGTAGCTGTAACAGGAAGTGTGCCTCCAAGTTTGATGACAATAGCTGTAGCTCGTTCTCGTCCTGATGGAGAAGTAGTTGTTATTGAAGGAGTTCTGACAGCTGCTGACCAGTTTAATGGTCCTGCATTTATTCAAGATGCAACAGGTGGTATTGCTGTTTTTGATAATGCTTCTGGGCTTCACGATGGAACATACCCTATCGGTCAAAGCCTTAGAATTCAAGCTACTCGTTCTAGTTTCCAAAATCAGATTCAGCTCAGTAATGTAACTTCTGTAACAGATTTGGGTGCAGGAACGCCAGTAACACCTCAAGTAATTACACTAGACCAGTTAGATGCACATAGAGGAGAGTTAGTTACTATTCAAAATGCAGTATTCCCACAACCAGGAGACTTACTTTTTGGAAATTCAAACTATACTGTAACAAATGGAGCAAATTCTGGAGATGTTCGTATTGATAATGATACAGATTTGACAGGTGATGTAAATTATACACAACCATCAGTTTGTAATGTTACAGGAGTTATAGGGTATTATCAAACTGCACCACAGTTATTACCTCGTTTCAGAGCAGATTTGCCTTGTACAACACCTTATGAATCTCCTGCCAACTCTACTATAACTTCTTGTATTGCACTTTCTAAAACACTAGAAGTTTCTACATTCAATATCGAATGGTTTGGAGATGAAGGAAATAGTCCTGCTGGAGCGCAAGCAGATGATGTTCAGAAAGATAGTGTTAAGGTAATTATCAAACAAAACAATGCTGATATATATACTTTGGTAGAAATTGTAGATATACCTTTAATACAGCAATTAGCTACTGAACTAACAGCAGAAACTTCTGATACTTGGGATGTATTATTCTCTGATTTTGTATCTAACCCACCTGCCAACTCAACTTCACAAAGGGTAGGTTTCTTGTATAAAACTAACGTAATTCAGCCTATATTTAGCTATGCAATGCTTCAAAGTATCCATCCTAGCTATAATGGTGGAGATGCTTCTGCCATTAGTGGATTCCCTGATGCTGATAAAAGTCGTCTTTGGGCAAGTGGACGTTTGCCATTTTGGATGCGTGCCAACGTTACCTTGAACGGTTCTAGTGAAGAAGTTGATTTCATTGTTATACACGGACGTGCAAACAACTCTAGCGATGCACAAGGAAGATACGATATGCGTCGTTATGATGTAACAGTACTTGAAGATTCTATTCGCAACAATAGCATGCTTGCTGGAAGAAAAATAGTATTGGCTGGAGACTATAATGATGATGTAGATGTAACAGTAGCTGATATTCCTTCTACTCTTACTTCTTTTGACGCCTATACTACTCGCCCTAGTGAATATACAATTCTTTCAGAGGCATTGAGTTTGGCTGGTCGTCGTTCTTATGCTTTCCGTGAAAATATGATTGACCACATTACAGTATCTAATGAATTGGCTGCTGGCTATATTCCTAACTCTGTAAACGTAGGTTATGAGTTTTATGATGGAGATTATACAAGTACAGTTTCAGACCACTTCTTAGTTTCTACTCGTTTGGAAATTGTACCTTTAGCATCTTGTACATTTACAGCGACTGCAAACAGTTCTACTCAAATTACACTTGACTGGGCAGATAATTCAAATATTGAAACTAGCTATGTGGTAGAAATGTCATTAGATGGAACAACAGGTTGGACTGCCATTACAGGTTCACCTTTTGCAGCAGGTAGTATCAATTCAGTAGTTACAGGGTTAAATCCAAGTACACAATATTTCTTCCGTGTTCGTGCAGAAGAGTCTGCTACTAATTTCTCTGAATGGGTTTATACAGATGCAACTACTTTACCACCACCTCCAACACCACCAACAGTAGTTACACTCTCTCCTGCTGATGATGCGACTAACGTAGCAACAACAACAAATCTTGTAGCTACTTTTGATAGAAATATACAAGCTGGAACAGGAAATATTACTGTTACTGATGGAACAACTCCAATCACTTTCCCTATTGCTGGAAATGCTGATGCAACAGTAACAATTACAAATGACGAATTGACGATAGACTTGACTGCTAACCTGTCTAATGCAACGGCTTACGATGTTCTTATCGATAATGGTGCAGTAGAAGAAGCTGGTACAGGTGCTGACTTTGCTGGTTTTGTGGCTGGTGAATGGAACTTTTCTACGGCTGCTGCTACTGGAGGAGGTGGAGGTTCTACTCCAATAGTTTCTACGCCAACTAACTTTAGAGCAGTTGCAGTTTCTACTTCTCAAATCAACCTAACTTGGACAGCCGTAAATGGTGCAACAGGTTATATTCTTTACAGAGGAAATACAGTTGTTGCAACTTTAGGAGCAGTTACTTCTTATGAAGATACTGGACTTAATGCAGATACATTCTATTCGTACAGATTGGTAGCTACAAACGGAGCTCGTCAGTCTGACCCTGCACAAACAAATGCAAGAACACTTCCTGCAGCTCCTTCTTTGGTTTCTGTAACAAATGCTTGTAGTGGTGCTAGTGGTACAATCAAAGTTGCTTCAACAGGAGTAATATACCGTCTGTATGCAGATTCTACTTCTACAACACCTTTATTAGAAACAGATAATGCAACCATTACAACGCCAACCATTACACAAGCAACAACATTCTATGTAAGTTTAGTAAGCAACGGAAATGAAAGTGAGCGTACAGCAATTACAGTAAATGTAAATCCAATACCGACAGCTAATATTTTAGAAGATAGTATTTTCTCTTGTGCTACTACAGGAATACTAACTGCTGAAGAAGTAACAGGAGCATCTTATACTTGGCTTATCAATGGTTTTGCTATTGCAACAACTGATGTTCCAACGTATGAAACTACAAACTCTGGAAAATATAGCGTACAAGTTACACTTAATGGCTGTTCTGCAACATCAGATATTACTTCTGTGAAGTTAAATTATAGCCCACTTGCAAGTATCAATGAAGGTGCTATTGTTCGTTCTTGTGAAACAGAAATTACAATTAGTGCTGCTGATGCAGGTACAGATGCTACTTATGAGTGGACAAGAGAAAATGTAGTACTTGGAAATGAAACTTCTCTTGCTGTTTCTCAGTCTGGAGTTTATACACTTACTGTAACTCAATTAGGTTGTACTTCAACAGATGAAATTACAGTTGAAATGAATGCCATCAATTCAGATGTATCTTTTACAGCTTCTCAAACAGTATTCTGTCCAGGAGAAGAAGTTACACTTACCGTAGAGAATCCAGAGCAAGGTATTACATATACTTGGATGAGAAATGGTAGAGTTCTTAGAAATAGAGTAGGAACTGAATATGTTACATCTACTGCTGGAGAATACAGAGTACAAGCATCACAAAATAACTGTGTTGTTCTTTCAGAACCAATCACAATCACTCGTACTCGTGTAGAGCCTGTATATTTACGTAATGTAGATGATGTCTTGAGTGTAGAATCGGTTACACCAATCAGTGATGTAGTTTGGGTTTTCAATGGTGAAGAAAATACTGCACTTGCAGGACAAACAAGTTTTACTCCTACTGAATCAGGAAGTTATTCTGCTCGTGTAACCTTTGACACAGGTTGTGAAGGAACTACTCGTACTATTTATTATTCAGTTCCTGTTGACCCTGTTACTGGAGAGGATGATATAATTGATGTAGAGACTATTGTTTATCCAAACCCAAGTGAAACAGGTATTTTTAGAATCCAACTTTCTAGTTCAATTACTTCTGATGTTACTTTTACTGTTACTGATAACATTGGTCGTATCTTGGAAAATAAAACCATTACAGCTAGTGAAGTTTCTACACTTCAAACGCTTGATTTGAGTGAGTATGCAGCAGGAATGTATGCACTTACTATCGAAACAGAACAAGGAACTGTAATTAAGAAAATTGTTATTGAATAA
- a CDS encoding TonB-dependent receptor — protein MLNTLLFAQSSINGAIQLNDGTPAVAVNVYLEGTSIGTTTNAVGFYEIKNVEVGNHTLKIAGITIKPISKAISVEANQTITLNFTVEESTGNLDEVSVTASSEKSKSKVSTSLRLQTEIEKLPQNIQVIQRKDLDNQIVLSLSDGLLRNVSGTMRLEHWGDVYARVNMRGSRASAFFNGVNITSSWGPLTEDMSYVERIEFVKGPAGFMMSSGEPSGIYNIVTKKPTGDDFNGSVRFTTGSYNLFRAEADVDTKITNKLSARLNVMGQNKNSFRDYEYNDRYIVAPSLRYDFNSKTKLTAEYIYQKAKMSNIGASYIFSTEGYATYPAKTTLGDSGLEPSLVDDQTFNVNFQHEFRKDWKITAQTTYINSYQVGQSMWAGAVQKDLVQRNVSLFESSNIMKFAQVYVNGKVMTGSVSHKLVGALDVGTKEYMADWNQSHQLETGDNYFSMTAEGYQPVTNGYPDFDLSQPLEIRSNPYGRINLQYSGIYLQDELGFLDDKIRLTLATRFTDISQSSYGGAEQKASQWTPRIGISGSVDEHTSVYALYDQSFVPQSGILRNGDKIKPITGNNLELGIKRDWFDKKWTTTLSLYQITKKNELISDPNNAPTEQYSIIKGESESRGIEFDLRGEIIKGLNLTLNYALTENLITKSNVESLKEGDLVPGYAKHTANTWIAYTQQTGLLKGAGLSLGATILADRTTWGWASAPNQQSLGDYKKVDAGIFWGNDDLQVTLNIYNVLDEYLYSGAPYGTFYYYQAEAPRNWRLAVAYKF, from the coding sequence TTGCTAAACACATTACTGTTTGCACAAAGTTCTATAAACGGCGCTATCCAACTAAATGATGGAACACCTGCCGTAGCAGTCAATGTTTACTTAGAAGGCACAAGTATTGGAACAACTACTAATGCTGTCGGATTCTATGAAATTAAAAACGTAGAAGTTGGCAATCACACTTTAAAAATTGCAGGGATTACTATCAAACCTATTTCAAAAGCGATTTCAGTTGAAGCTAACCAAACAATCACTTTAAACTTTACTGTTGAAGAATCTACAGGCAATCTTGATGAAGTTTCAGTAACAGCATCTTCTGAAAAATCAAAGTCAAAAGTTTCTACTTCATTAAGATTACAAACAGAAATTGAAAAACTACCTCAAAATATTCAAGTCATACAAAGAAAAGATTTAGACAATCAAATTGTATTAAGTCTGAGTGATGGTTTGTTGCGTAATGTAAGTGGAACTATGCGTTTGGAGCATTGGGGCGATGTTTACGCTCGTGTCAATATGAGAGGGAGTCGTGCTTCTGCCTTTTTCAATGGTGTAAATATTACCTCAAGTTGGGGACCTTTGACAGAAGATATGAGCTATGTAGAACGAATAGAGTTTGTAAAAGGACCTGCTGGTTTTATGATGTCAAGTGGCGAACCAAGTGGTATTTATAATATTGTTACCAAAAAACCAACAGGAGATGATTTTAATGGTTCGGTGCGTTTTACAACAGGTAGTTATAATCTATTTCGTGCTGAAGCAGATGTAGATACAAAAATTACTAACAAATTATCTGCAAGGCTCAATGTAATGGGGCAAAATAAAAACTCATTTAGAGATTATGAATACAATGACAGATACATTGTTGCTCCTTCACTGCGTTATGATTTCAATTCAAAAACGAAACTTACTGCCGAATATATTTATCAGAAAGCAAAAATGTCTAACATTGGAGCATCTTATATTTTCAGTACAGAAGGCTACGCAACATATCCTGCCAAAACCACTTTAGGAGATTCTGGATTAGAGCCAAGTCTTGTTGATGACCAAACTTTCAATGTAAATTTTCAACACGAATTTAGAAAAGATTGGAAAATCACAGCACAAACTACCTATATAAATAGCTATCAAGTCGGACAAAGCATGTGGGCTGGAGCTGTACAAAAAGATTTAGTTCAGCGTAATGTGAGTTTATTTGAATCTAGCAATATCATGAAATTTGCACAAGTTTATGTTAATGGTAAAGTTATGACAGGTAGCGTAAGTCATAAATTAGTTGGTGCTTTAGATGTAGGAACAAAAGAGTATATGGCAGATTGGAATCAGTCGCATCAATTAGAAACAGGTGATAATTATTTCTCAATGACAGCAGAAGGCTACCAACCTGTAACAAATGGTTATCCTGATTTTGATTTATCACAACCATTAGAAATACGTTCGAATCCTTATGGAAGAATCAATTTACAATACTCAGGAATATATCTTCAAGATGAATTAGGATTTTTAGACGACAAAATCCGTCTTACTTTGGCTACTCGTTTTACAGATATTTCGCAGTCAAGTTATGGTGGTGCAGAACAAAAAGCTAGTCAGTGGACTCCAAGAATTGGTATTAGTGGTTCGGTTGATGAGCATACTTCAGTGTATGCTTTGTACGACCAAAGTTTTGTTCCTCAGTCTGGCATTTTGAGAAATGGAGATAAAATTAAGCCTATTACAGGAAATAATTTAGAGTTAGGAATAAAAAGAGATTGGTTTGATAAAAAATGGACAACTACATTATCACTCTATCAAATCACTAAGAAAAATGAGTTGATAAGCGACCCTAACAATGCTCCAACTGAACAGTATTCTATTATAAAAGGAGAATCAGAATCAAGAGGAATTGAGTTTGATTTGAGAGGAGAAATAATTAAAGGCTTGAATCTTACTTTAAATTATGCCCTAACTGAAAATCTAATTACAAAATCAAATGTAGAATCACTGAAAGAAGGAGACCTTGTTCCAGGATATGCAAAGCATACAGCAAATACATGGATTGCTTACACACAGCAAACAGGACTGTTGAAAGGCGCAGGATTGTCTTTAGGTGCAACGATACTTGCTGATAGAACTACATGGGGATGGGCTTCTGCTCCAAATCAACAATCTCTTGGTGATTATAAAAAAGTAGATGCAGGTATTTTTTGGGGAAATGATGATTTACAAGTTACACTCAATATATACAATGTACTTGATGAATATTTATATAGTGGTGCTCCTTATGGAACTTTCTATTATTATCAAGCTGAAGCTCCAAGAAATTGGCGTTTAGCTGTTGCCTACAAATTTTAA
- a CDS encoding YfhO family protein translates to MKNFSFARLLPHLFAILAFYFITLTYFYPEFVDGESLRQSDMMQYQGMVQENSKYLRENGEPSMWNGRMFSGMPAYMTYPIFPYGALPVFEAILRGGIPEQMAAHLLFLTMFCTYIMLLCFRTKPLWSAVGGVVFALTTYNLILIEVGHITKLWAIAYAALILGGMKLTFDRKYWLGFALTALGMALEVKASHYQITYYLGFICLIFGINELIFSSKNGKILEFVKQAGFLIVAFGLGVAVNAGKIMTTMEYSPYSTRGGTELTVDKTNKDPNSQSQSNEGLSKDYAFSWSQGIGETFTLLVPYLYGGSSSEILDKDSKTYNALRGQYSEKQLEELPLPLYHGDQPFTAAPIYAGAVLCFLFVWGMVVLDGREKWWILGAALFMAMLAWGDNFATLNYFLFDYIPGFNKFRSVSMALALTILLMTTLAFRAISERLSNYFLAGKEDKTVLSKNNDTKENVFLKNLFIATGITAGLCVLILLYSGSMNVSAATDAQLGQLADLVRQDRISMIRSSAFRSLFLIVLVAGAIYLYIKKTIPAMAAFALITLLAIGDVFLIGKDYLPSSKFSEGNAQASMQAAPVDTEIFKDKDLGYRVVFIQNIQQESRTSYFHRSLGGYFAAKMQRYQDLMERPLGQEQTYVMSSLQAQRRPDFSKTPVLNMLNARYVTYGMQKEQMLYNTNAFGTAWFVSKIKQVNNPDEEMTALVSATTKQEIDLSEVAILDKSKFEVSTTNFEKDSTATIKMTKYDSKVLEYESNNQNDGFAVFSEIYYPKGWIATIDGKEANIVSVNYVLRGLEIPKGKHKIVFTFESDSYRIGATITQISSWLVLLVVLVSFGLGIKNSLTPNKE, encoded by the coding sequence ATGAAAAACTTTTCTTTTGCTCGTCTTTTACCTCATTTGTTTGCCATCTTGGCTTTTTATTTTATCACGCTTACTTATTTCTACCCTGAATTTGTAGATGGCGAATCGCTTAGACAAAGCGATATGATGCAATATCAAGGAATGGTACAAGAAAATTCCAAATATTTGAGAGAAAATGGAGAGCCTTCTATGTGGAATGGACGTATGTTTTCTGGTATGCCAGCTTATATGACCTATCCTATTTTTCCGTATGGTGCGCTGCCTGTTTTTGAGGCTATTTTACGAGGAGGAATACCAGAGCAAATGGCTGCTCATCTTCTGTTTCTGACAATGTTTTGTACTTATATTATGTTGTTGTGTTTCAGAACCAAACCTCTTTGGAGTGCTGTTGGAGGAGTTGTTTTTGCTCTTACAACCTACAACCTTATCTTAATAGAGGTAGGACATATTACCAAACTTTGGGCGATTGCGTATGCTGCGCTTATTTTAGGAGGAATGAAGCTAACTTTTGATAGAAAATATTGGCTAGGATTTGCGCTCACAGCACTAGGGATGGCATTAGAAGTAAAGGCAAGTCATTATCAGATAACGTATTATTTAGGATTTATTTGTTTGATTTTTGGAATCAATGAACTGATTTTTTCCTCTAAAAACGGTAAAATACTAGAGTTTGTAAAGCAAGCAGGGTTTCTAATTGTTGCTTTTGGGTTAGGAGTCGCTGTAAATGCAGGAAAGATAATGACAACTATGGAATACAGCCCTTATTCTACTCGTGGAGGAACAGAATTAACAGTTGATAAAACTAACAAAGACCCAAATAGTCAATCGCAAAGTAACGAAGGACTAAGTAAAGATTATGCTTTTAGTTGGAGTCAAGGGATTGGAGAGACTTTTACACTGCTTGTTCCTTATTTGTATGGAGGCTCATCTTCTGAAATTTTGGATAAAGATTCTAAAACCTATAATGCTTTGCGAGGACAATATTCTGAAAAACAGTTGGAAGAATTGCCTTTGCCACTTTATCATGGAGACCAACCTTTTACGGCTGCGCCAATTTATGCAGGTGCTGTATTGTGCTTTTTGTTTGTATGGGGAATGGTAGTTTTAGATGGTCGTGAAAAATGGTGGATTTTAGGAGCTGCGCTTTTTATGGCAATGCTTGCTTGGGGAGACAATTTTGCTACACTGAATTATTTTCTATTTGACTATATTCCTGGGTTTAATAAATTTCGTTCTGTTTCGATGGCACTTGCACTGACTATTTTACTCATGACGACTTTAGCTTTTAGAGCAATAAGTGAACGATTGAGTAACTATTTCTTAGCAGGTAAAGAAGACAAAACTGTACTATCAAAAAATAATGATACTAAGGAAAATGTATTTTTAAAAAATCTTTTTATTGCTACTGGAATTACTGCAGGTTTGTGTGTCTTGATTTTGCTCTACTCTGGAAGTATGAATGTGAGTGCTGCAACTGATGCTCAACTCGGACAATTAGCCGATTTAGTTCGCCAAGACCGTATTTCAATGATTCGTTCTAGTGCTTTCCGTTCGCTGTTTTTGATAGTTTTGGTAGCAGGAGCAATTTATTTGTACATCAAAAAGACAATACCTGCTATGGCAGCTTTTGCTCTTATTACTCTTTTAGCAATTGGAGATGTATTTTTGATAGGAAAAGATTACTTGCCATCTTCTAAGTTTTCAGAAGGTAATGCACAAGCAAGTATGCAAGCTGCACCAGTTGATACAGAAATTTTTAAAGATAAAGATTTGGGATATAGAGTTGTATTTATTCAAAATATTCAACAGGAATCACGTACATCTTATTTCCACCGTTCTTTGGGAGGTTATTTTGCTGCTAAAATGCAACGTTATCAAGATTTGATGGAACGCCCTTTAGGGCAAGAACAGACATACGTTATGTCTTCTTTGCAAGCCCAAAGACGACCAGATTTTTCTAAAACTCCTGTGTTGAATATGCTCAACGCTCGTTATGTTACCTATGGAATGCAGAAAGAGCAAATGCTCTATAATACTAATGCTTTCGGAACAGCTTGGTTTGTCTCAAAAATAAAGCAAGTAAATAATCCAGATGAAGAAATGACTGCTCTTGTCAGTGCAACAACTAAACAAGAAATAGATTTGAGTGAAGTTGCTATTTTAGATAAATCTAAATTTGAAGTTTCTACCACCAATTTTGAAAAAGATAGTACAGCTACTATCAAAATGACAAAATATGATTCTAAAGTATTGGAATATGAGAGCAACAATCAGAACGATGGTTTTGCAGTATTTTCAGAAATTTATTATCCAAAAGGCTGGATAGCAACCATTGATGGAAAAGAAGCAAATATTGTATCTGTAAATTATGTATTGCGTGGATTAGAAATTCCAAAAGGAAAGCATAAAATTGTCTTTACATTTGAATCCGATTCTTATAGAATAGGTGCAACAATTACTCAAATTTCTTCTTGGCTTGTTTTGCTTGTTGTATTGGTAAGTTTTGGATTGGGAATAAAAAATAGCTTAACACCAAACAAGGAATAA
- a CDS encoding SIR2 family NAD-dependent protein deacylase, producing the protein MRKKIVVLTGAGVSAESGIATFRASDGLWEGHRVEEVASPEGWKANPEKVLQFYNERRKGLLDAQPNEAHKILAQLERNFDVTIITQNVDDLHERAGSSHVLHLHGELMKARSSVDESYVVKMNGWEQKMGEKCPKGHQMRPYIVWFGEPVPMMEEAVMEAMGADIFVVVGTSLLVYPAAGLIEYAPRQAPKYIIDPKIPAVNPLPNLHFIEEVATKGMKKLEAMLMRDYTY; encoded by the coding sequence ATGCGTAAAAAAATTGTAGTCTTGACAGGTGCTGGTGTGAGCGCAGAAAGTGGAATTGCTACCTTTAGAGCTTCTGATGGGCTTTGGGAAGGACACCGAGTAGAAGAAGTAGCTTCTCCAGAAGGGTGGAAAGCAAATCCAGAAAAAGTATTACAATTTTACAACGAACGCAGAAAAGGATTATTAGACGCACAGCCCAACGAAGCACATAAGATATTGGCACAACTTGAACGAAACTTTGATGTAACCATCATTACTCAAAATGTAGATGATTTGCACGAACGAGCAGGTTCTTCTCATGTCTTACACTTGCACGGAGAACTTATGAAAGCAAGAAGCTCCGTAGATGAATCTTATGTTGTTAAGATGAACGGATGGGAACAAAAAATGGGAGAAAAATGTCCGAAAGGACATCAAATGCGTCCTTATATTGTTTGGTTTGGAGAGCCAGTACCGATGATGGAAGAGGCTGTTATGGAAGCTATGGGAGCAGATATTTTTGTTGTGGTAGGAACTTCGCTCTTAGTCTATCCTGCTGCTGGCTTGATTGAGTATGCTCCTCGCCAAGCTCCAAAATACATCATAGACCCCAAAATTCCTGCTGTCAATCCTTTGCCTAATCTTCATTTTATCGAAGAAGTTGCCACTAAAGGAATGAAAAAATTAGAAGCTATGTTGATGAGAGATTATACATATTAG